In Takifugu rubripes chromosome 22, fTakRub1.2, whole genome shotgun sequence, the genomic window TTGCTAATTTAATCCCAAATGTTTTTTCTTGGTAGCCAGAGAGTTTTCAGCACATCTTTTGTTTCCAGGACTGATTTAAAGACAGAAACATGGTGACATGCACATCATTATGGATGTAATTTGCTTGATTATATTAGTGATTTcccaacacaaacaaaccaatACGGGtgaatataattattatattcgTATCACAGTCTACAATGATGCCGGTACCAGGTCATAAAGGTGGAGCAGGATCAGCCGCTTTGCACAGGGTTATGTCATCCATCAGGGTAAAATAGCATTATTTTCAGCAAAGTAAAATGTCTTCTCACCCCTCAAACTAAACTGAGTAACAACACACTCCACAGATAAGACCAAgacaaacaattaaaaaaaacagccctccaaacacatacatttttttttaaaaaggaaaataaatacacaatcAATACAAACTCAGTTATTTGGCAGGTAAGAACTAATCAGTTTGTAAGCAAAAATTAACCACAGGGGAGGAGAACCCACCCAAAAAAATCTCTCATTGTCAGAGAACACTGGTCCGTTGGAAAGGCAGTGGCATCATTTCTCAGAGGGAAGTGGAATACTGTAGTACGCCTGTTGTCTTCTGTTCCTTCAACgctcacctccctcctccagcgACTTTATTCTTAAGGGcatttgggggggggctctgtaGACGGGTAATGCCAAAAAAGGGGTTCATGACCATCCCGACATGCAAAGAGGAATTGAGGAATTTCCTTCTTGGCCTCGTCGTACAGACGTGTGCTTATTATCGGATCCTGGTGAACAGGTTCAGCACGGACACAGATTCCTGAAACAGAGCAGAGTTGGGAGGGATAAGAACTATTGTAGGCATAATATGGTGTTTGGGAAAGAGGATAATTCTTTACCTTGGTCGACCTCATCTTGCTAAATACATTCCAGAAACGAAGCGTTTCATCTCCCGCTCCTGTCACGATGGCCTCTCCATCAGGGGACATGGCCTGAACACAAAATCATCATCACGGGGGGAGCGAACAGCGTTACTACACACTGATAACAGGTTTATTAGGCCGCCTGAGTCGCTAATCCTCATGACGGCATCAATTCTGCTAACCACTGACCAGGTAGAGCACTCTGTAGGAATGCCCTGTGAGTTTGGCCACCTGGGTGAGCGAGGGATACTTCCAAACTAGGATCTGGTTCTGAGAATATCCAtgtgtgctgacctgcaggaGAGATTAAGAAACCCCACTCATCAAAAacaagctttaaaaaaagactattGAAAACACACGTCACGTGTCAAAAGCAGACGCGGGGCTCGTCTTGACTTATAGAGCTGAAAACGATCATCGACGCCTCACCAGCTCATTAGTGTGCTTGGACCAGGCCAGGTTGCAGACCTGCGACCCAGTGTCTGTGCACTGCAGGGGCTGGCCTGTCAGTGTGTTCCAGAAGCGGATGCAGCGGTCGGCAGTGCCCCCGCCGGAGGCCAGCAGCCCGTGCTGGTGTGGGGACCAGGCGATGGCTTTCACGGCGGCTAAGTGCTCTGTGTACTGCTGCACTGGGAGGACACTTGAGTGGTTCCACACAAGCAGCTACGGCCGGGCAGCAGGTCGGCGCAGGGGGAGAAGCAAAGAGAGGTGACACGCTGGTATTTGAAGAAAGCCGAGGAAGACACCGAGTCGGAACTCCCCAACTACATACTTTGTTGTCATTTCCACCCGAGGCGAGCAGCTGGTGGTCTGTGCTCCACTTGAGACCACAGACTTCCTGCCTGTGTCCTTGGAGACGGCGCTCCGACTGTAGAGGCGGGGCTCTGATATCACGCTGCAAGATCACTCGGTCGCGACTTCCAGACGACAGTTGATCAGCGTTCCATGCCAACGCACCTGATAAAGAATTCGAATGAAGGAATTTTAATGAGCATATACAATGCGTTAAAAGGCTGGATGAGGAAAACCTCTCTACTCACCCACTCTAGCTGTGTGCCCTTCAAGTACGGAGAGCTTCTTCCCTGCTGACGCATCCCATATCTGAACATATCCTTTATGAGTCCCCACAGCCACCAGGTTACCCTAACAACAGATGGGGAGAGATCTGGAATGCTGGGGCTGtacactgtttaaaaaaagttaGACAATAACAATGTGAAAAATCCAGAAACTCACCCTCTCTGACCAGCCCACAGACGTCACAGAATCTCCTTCCACAGACAgatcacacaggcgggtcaccTGAAGAGACGGGAGGAAAATCGACACTCATGGAAAGCCGACAGGATTACCGTTAGTGGGGTTTTATTCCGCGTCTTTATGCCGTCACGTGGGAGAGATCGCTTACCTGGCTTGTGCAGGCGCTCCACAGGTAGACGCAGGTGCCCAGTCCCACGCTGAGTACGTTCAGAGAGGACCAGTCCACCAAATTGAGGTAGAAATCGTCCTGGAGCTCCGGAGCATCCAAAACTTTAAAAGGAATTTTGGATATTTTGCGCGTGGGTTTTCTTGGTGACCGCAGAAGTTTCTGACTGAAAGGCAAGAAATGGTTAAATCCAAATGTGATTTCACATGAGAGGAGACATGACAGACAAGCACGGGGGGGGTGAATTACCTGTTGCTACTGACGGGTGAGAGGGAATACGGAGAGACTGTGTTTCCATCCTCTTCAGACAGGGCCCTTTTGGCACTTACAGAGTACTACAACGCAAACAAgtatttaacaaaataaagcaGGGAAAAGGGTATTAAAAGTGGAGGCAAAGCTAGAGCAACCAACACTAAAAAGACTCCTCTTGGCAGGAGTGGACGGTTGCAGACGGCGGTCCTCAGACTGAGGGTCCTGGACCTTCTCTATGCCTGCTCCCAGAAGCTCGTTCTTCAGCAGAGCAGAGTACGCGAGGCCATCCGCTGGAGGAACGGACAGAAGGGAAATCTAACCAGGCTGCACAAATGATTCAATTGAAGCAACGACTCAGCTCTGAGCATTTCTGCAGAGATCGATGGGGATGATTCAATAAGGTCCGTTTGGGCCTCATCTCCGGGTCTCATTAGGATTGGGAAACACCAAAAGGTCAAAACCGGCCTGACAAGAGGTGAAAATGGTAAAACCAGCCATTTCCTTGGTGCATTACCACGATGATGACTTTCCATTGTAATCACGCAGGTGATGCTGCCATGAAGAATATACTGTTGCCCATCAGTTCAGAGGCAAAAACAAGCCAACAAAAAGTCACCCTGCACAAATATGCATGAATTACCTTTGTTGTTGTCTGCTGTGCCGTCTTTGGTTTTTCTGTTCTGATTGTGTGACTTTTCAATTTCCTGTAAAACAAAGTGATAAACAGATGATTTATTCTCTGCGGTATCTATGAACCCACAGCAGCGTGATAATAGTGAGCGAACTGTTCTTTTGGAGGGGAGGTCTGCGCAGCCCTGAGTGTATTCCAGCAGACTCACATTGATGCGATGAAAGTTAACACTCCAGTTGGCTCCAGCCCGGGAGGGAATGAAGCGATCACCGTGTTTGCTGGGAGAGGACAGGGGGGAGCTTGTGGGTGTTAGCGCTCGCACTGCTCCTGCGGCtt contains:
- the fzr1a gene encoding fizzy/cell division cycle 20 related 1a — its product is MDQDYGCRLFRQINIQNENTSPIKAAGAVRALTPTSSPLSSPSKHGDRFIPSRAGANWSVNFHRINEIEKSHNQNRKTKDGTADNNKADGLAYSALLKNELLGAGIEKVQDPQSEDRRLQPSTPAKRSLFSYSVSAKRALSEEDGNTVSPYSLSPVSSNSQKLLRSPRKPTRKISKIPFKVLDAPELQDDFYLNLVDWSSLNVLSVGLGTCVYLWSACTSQVTRLCDLSVEGDSVTSVGWSERGNLVAVGTHKGYVQIWDASAGKKLSVLEGHTARVGALAWNADQLSSGSRDRVILQRDIRAPPLQSERRLQGHRQEVCGLKWSTDHQLLASGGNDNKLLVWNHSSVLPVQQYTEHLAAVKAIAWSPHQHGLLASGGGTADRCIRFWNTLTGQPLQCTDTGSQVCNLAWSKHTNELVSTHGYSQNQILVWKYPSLTQVAKLTGHSYRVLYLAMSPDGEAIVTGAGDETLRFWNVFSKMRSTKESVSVLNLFTRIR